In a genomic window of bacterium:
- a CDS encoding helix-turn-helix domain-containing protein, whose product MVKQEEILTTKEVMEYLKVTRPTVFKLIKTGQLRAAKVGRDYRIYRSDVDDFLKKASNLKVTTR is encoded by the coding sequence TAACCACAAAAGAGGTTATGGAATACCTCAAGGTTACGAGACCGACTGTCTTTAAACTTATCAAGACAGGACAGTTGAGAGCGGCCAAAGTCGGCAGAGATTACCGAATCTACAGGTCAGATGTAGACGATTTTCTTAAAAAGGCAAGTAACCTGAAGGTGACCACAAGATGA